A genomic window from Agreia sp. COWG includes:
- a CDS encoding CoA-acylating methylmalonate-semialdehyde dehydrogenase, producing the protein MPDELAVVNHWIDGEEFVGSSGRTAPVYDPARGIQTKNVVLANADEIDRAVASAKAAFPGWRDTSMARRQQILFSFRELLASRKAELADILTSEHGKVLSDAAGEITRGLEVVEFATGFPHLIKGDYSENVSTGVDVYSTRQPLGVVGVISPFNFPAMVPLWFFPIAIAAGNTVVLKPSEKDPSAANWMAELFTEAGLPDGVLNVLHGDKQAVDGLLEHPDVKSISFVGSTPIAKYIYETAARNGKRVQALGGAKNHMLVLPDADLDLTADAAVNAGFGSAGERCMAISVVVAVEPVADALIEKITQRMAGLTVGDGRRNCDMGPLVTEVHRDKVSSYIEVAIEDGATVVVDGRDIEVDGEADGFWLGPTLIDAVPTTSKVYLDEIFGPVLSIVRVKSYEEGVALINNGAYGNGTAIFTNDGGAARRFQNEVEVGMIGINVPIPVPVAYYSFGGFKDSIFGDTKAYGPDGFHFFTRQKAITSRWLDPSHGGINLGFPQN; encoded by the coding sequence ATGCCAGACGAACTCGCCGTTGTGAACCACTGGATCGACGGAGAGGAATTTGTCGGCTCATCGGGTCGTACGGCCCCCGTCTACGACCCGGCCAGGGGCATCCAGACCAAGAATGTCGTTCTCGCGAACGCCGACGAGATCGATCGTGCGGTGGCCAGCGCAAAGGCAGCTTTCCCGGGCTGGCGCGACACCTCCATGGCGCGGCGGCAGCAGATCCTGTTCTCGTTCCGCGAGCTGCTGGCCTCGCGCAAGGCCGAGCTCGCAGACATCCTCACGAGCGAGCACGGCAAGGTGCTCTCCGATGCGGCCGGCGAGATCACGCGCGGCCTCGAGGTCGTCGAGTTCGCCACCGGCTTCCCGCACCTCATCAAGGGCGACTACTCAGAGAACGTCTCGACCGGCGTCGACGTCTATTCCACCCGGCAGCCCCTCGGGGTCGTGGGGGTCATCAGCCCGTTCAACTTTCCGGCCATGGTGCCGCTGTGGTTCTTCCCGATCGCCATCGCGGCGGGCAACACGGTGGTTCTGAAGCCGAGCGAAAAGGACCCGTCGGCGGCCAACTGGATGGCCGAGCTGTTCACCGAGGCCGGCCTGCCCGACGGCGTGCTCAACGTTCTGCACGGTGACAAGCAGGCGGTGGACGGCCTGCTCGAGCACCCCGATGTGAAGAGCATCTCGTTCGTCGGCTCGACCCCGATCGCGAAGTACATCTACGAGACGGCAGCTCGAAACGGCAAGCGCGTGCAGGCCCTGGGCGGGGCGAAGAACCACATGCTGGTTCTGCCGGATGCCGACCTCGACCTGACAGCGGACGCCGCGGTGAACGCCGGCTTCGGCTCGGCCGGCGAACGCTGCATGGCGATCTCCGTCGTGGTGGCGGTCGAGCCGGTGGCCGATGCCCTCATCGAGAAGATCACCCAGCGCATGGCGGGGCTCACGGTCGGGGACGGCCGCCGCAACTGCGACATGGGGCCGCTTGTCACCGAGGTGCACCGCGACAAGGTCTCTTCGTACATCGAGGTGGCTATCGAGGACGGCGCCACGGTTGTGGTCGACGGCCGCGACATCGAGGTCGACGGCGAGGCTGACGGCTTCTGGCTCGGACCGACGCTCATCGACGCGGTGCCCACGACCTCGAAGGTCTATCTCGACGAGATCTTCGGCCCGGTGCTGTCGATCGTGCGGGTGAAGAGCTACGAGGAGGGCGTCGCGTTGATCAACAATGGCGCCTACGGCAACGGAACGGCCATCTTCACCAACGACGGGGGAGCGGCGCGCCGGTTCCAGAACGAGGTCGAGGTGGGCATGATCGGCATCAACGTGCCCATCCCCGTGCCCGTGGCGTACTACTCGTTCGGCGGGTTCAAGGATTCGATCTTCGGCGACACCAAGGCCTACGGCCCCGACGGCTTCCACTTCTTCACCCGCCAGAAGGCCATCACCTCGCGCTGGCTCGACCCGAGCCACGGCGGCATCAACCTGGGCTTTCCCCAGAACTGA
- the glpX gene encoding class II fructose-bisphosphatase, whose amino-acid sequence MNTDTGALYLHPDRNLALELVRATEAAAIRAYPFIGRGDKLAADGAAVDAMRAFLTTVNFDGVVVIGEGEKDEAPMLFNGEHVGNGRGPACDIAVDPIDGTSLTAAGRQNALSVIAVSDRGTMLDASSVFYMDKIVTGPEGIGVIDIDRPIGDNIRALAKAKGRDVADIKVAVLDRPRHVGLIEEIRAAGAGTRLLLDGDVAGGINAARYETRTDMCVGVGGSPEGIVTACAIKAMGGLIQGRLLPKTDEERQRGIDAGLDLDRVYEADDLVKGNNTMFVATGVTDGGLVAGVRKKGPIIRTESLVLRSRSGTIRRIVADHVADKWF is encoded by the coding sequence ATGAATACAGATACAGGCGCGCTCTATCTCCACCCCGATCGCAACCTCGCGCTCGAGTTGGTGCGCGCGACGGAGGCTGCTGCAATCCGCGCGTACCCCTTCATCGGACGCGGCGACAAGCTCGCGGCAGACGGCGCGGCCGTGGATGCGATGCGCGCGTTCCTGACGACCGTCAACTTCGACGGCGTGGTCGTGATCGGCGAGGGCGAGAAAGACGAGGCGCCCATGCTGTTCAACGGCGAGCACGTGGGCAACGGCCGCGGCCCGGCCTGCGACATCGCGGTCGACCCGATCGACGGAACCAGCCTCACGGCCGCTGGCAGACAGAATGCGCTCTCGGTGATCGCGGTCTCCGACAGGGGCACGATGCTCGACGCCTCGAGCGTCTTCTACATGGACAAGATCGTGACGGGACCCGAGGGCATCGGCGTCATCGACATCGACCGTCCCATCGGTGACAACATCCGCGCCTTGGCGAAGGCCAAGGGCCGCGACGTCGCAGATATCAAGGTGGCCGTGCTCGACCGCCCACGGCATGTCGGCCTGATCGAGGAGATCCGCGCCGCGGGTGCCGGAACCCGGCTGCTTCTCGACGGTGACGTGGCCGGCGGGATCAACGCGGCCCGATACGAGACCCGCACCGATATGTGCGTCGGCGTCGGCGGCAGCCCCGAGGGCATCGTGACCGCGTGCGCTATCAAGGCCATGGGTGGTCTTATTCAGGGGCGTCTGCTGCCGAAGACAGACGAGGAGCGCCAGCGTGGCATCGACGCGGGCCTCGACCTCGACCGCGTCTACGAGGCCGACGACCTGGTGAAGGGCAACAACACGATGTTCGTCGCCACGGGCGTCACGGATGGCGGACTGGTGGCCGGTGTGCGCAAGAAGGGCCCGATCATTCGTACGGAGAGTCTCGTGCTGCGCAGCCGCTCGGGCACGATTCGTCGAATCGTCGCGGACCACGTCGCTGACAAGTGGTTCTAG
- a CDS encoding exonuclease domain-containing protein gives MPLNFTAIDFETANSYRESACSVGLVKVRDGVVVDETSWFIKPSPGYDEFLPWNTKIHGIYREDVEDARGWEEQLDELVDFVGDDHFVAHNAAFDMAVIRAASAAARVDCPPNAYACSLQIARKTYSLDSYRLPVAAMAAGFEDFRHHDALADAEACAAIIIHAAERHEVNSIETLAGAAGVKISQLRPPVAAA, from the coding sequence GTGCCTCTGAACTTCACCGCGATCGACTTCGAAACCGCCAACTCCTACCGCGAGTCAGCGTGCTCCGTGGGCCTCGTGAAGGTGCGAGACGGGGTGGTGGTCGACGAGACCTCGTGGTTCATCAAGCCCTCCCCCGGTTACGACGAGTTTCTGCCGTGGAACACGAAGATCCACGGCATCTACCGCGAAGACGTCGAAGACGCCCGCGGCTGGGAGGAACAGCTCGACGAGCTCGTCGACTTCGTCGGAGACGATCACTTCGTGGCGCACAACGCGGCGTTCGACATGGCGGTGATCCGCGCCGCCAGCGCGGCCGCCCGGGTGGACTGCCCGCCGAACGCCTACGCCTGCAGCCTGCAGATCGCGCGCAAGACCTACTCGCTCGACAGCTATCGACTGCCCGTCGCCGCCATGGCCGCGGGCTTCGAAGACTTTCGGCACCACGACGCGCTGGCGGATGCCGAGGCGTGCGCGGCCATCATCATCCATGCGGCCGAACGCCACGAGGTGAACTCGATCGAGACCCTCGCGGGTGCTGCCGGCGTGAAGATCTCCCAGCTGCGCCCACCCGTCGCCGCCGCCTAA
- the ychF gene encoding redox-regulated ATPase YchF has product MALTIAIVGLPNVGKSTLFNALTKNQVLAANYPFATIEPNVGVVNLPDARLAALAEIFGSERILPAPVSFVDIAGIVKGASEGEGLGNKFLANIREADAIAQVVRGFTDEDVVHVDGKVDAASDLETINTELILADLQTLEKAEARFEKEVKGKKADPSTLVAVTEAREWLDTGKPLSASKVDLEPIRELGLLTAKPFIYVFNIDEGVLNDKAKLDELAALVAPAHAIFLDAKLESELIDLDPADAAELLESTGQEESGLDQLARIGFDTLGLQTYLTAGPKETRAWTIPKGAKAPQAAGVIHTDFEKGFIKAEIIGFDDLVETGSIAEARAKGKARIEGKEYVMQDGDVVEFRFNV; this is encoded by the coding sequence GTGGCTCTCACTATTGCAATCGTCGGACTGCCCAATGTCGGCAAGTCCACCCTCTTCAACGCCCTGACCAAGAATCAGGTTCTCGCGGCGAACTACCCGTTCGCCACGATCGAGCCGAACGTGGGTGTGGTCAACCTGCCCGACGCGCGGCTCGCCGCCCTCGCCGAGATCTTCGGGAGCGAGCGCATCCTGCCCGCCCCGGTCTCGTTCGTCGACATCGCCGGCATCGTGAAGGGTGCAAGTGAGGGTGAGGGCCTCGGCAACAAGTTCCTCGCGAACATCCGTGAGGCGGATGCCATCGCCCAGGTCGTGCGCGGATTCACCGACGAAGACGTGGTGCACGTCGACGGCAAGGTGGATGCGGCGAGCGACCTCGAGACCATCAACACCGAGCTGATCCTGGCCGATCTGCAGACCCTCGAGAAGGCGGAAGCGCGCTTCGAGAAGGAGGTCAAGGGCAAGAAGGCCGACCCCTCTACGCTCGTCGCCGTCACAGAGGCACGCGAGTGGCTCGACACGGGGAAGCCGCTGTCGGCATCGAAGGTCGACCTCGAGCCCATTCGCGAACTCGGGCTCCTGACCGCCAAGCCGTTCATCTACGTCTTCAACATCGACGAGGGCGTACTGAACGACAAGGCGAAGCTCGACGAGCTCGCGGCGCTCGTGGCCCCCGCGCACGCCATCTTCCTCGACGCCAAGCTCGAGTCCGAGCTCATCGACCTCGACCCGGCCGACGCGGCCGAGCTGCTCGAGTCGACCGGCCAGGAGGAGAGCGGCCTCGACCAGCTCGCTCGCATCGGCTTCGACACCCTCGGCCTGCAGACCTACCTCACGGCGGGTCCGAAGGAAACGCGCGCCTGGACGATCCCGAAGGGTGCGAAGGCACCCCAGGCTGCCGGCGTCATTCACACCGACTTCGAGAAGGGCTTCATCAAGGCCGAGATCATCGGCTTCGACGACCTCGTCGAGACCGGCTCGATCGCCGAGGCCCGCGCCAAGGGCAAGGCCCGTATCGAGGGCAAGGAATACGTGATGCAAGACGGCGACGTCGTCGAGTTCCGCTTCAACGTCTAG
- a CDS encoding DNA recombination protein RmuC: MDPLLSMIVALIIGVLLGTGFGWLLRSSRITPPDPRPLAAAQARLAAADATSSGLREQLELQAGRIEEFQLRLRELGEAEQQRQGSDGRVLVALSPVAESLRQVQRKVTELEEQRQRQHGELSEQLRQASESEERLRATAETLASALRSNSTRGVWGETQLRSVVEAAGLIERVDFDVQTSIVGASGAGRPDMVVHLPGGKNMAVDAKVPFDAYLEASRIPVTATGADAAERERLMKRHVKAVRDHITTLGSKSYWSGLEASPELVIAFIPSESLVSSAMEADPSIMEFAFSRKVALASPVTLWSVLKTVAFSWQQDVLTHDAKVLFDLSRELYTRLATTATHVEKLGRSIERSVRDYNGFVGSLERQVFPTARKLNALDESTVLGVLPTIKEQRRQLSSFELVAELERDELEKSQGA, from the coding sequence ATGGATCCGCTTCTCTCGATGATCGTCGCTCTCATCATCGGTGTGCTGCTCGGCACCGGCTTCGGCTGGCTGCTGCGCTCCTCGCGCATCACCCCGCCAGACCCGCGCCCGCTGGCAGCGGCCCAGGCTCGACTTGCGGCCGCTGACGCCACCAGTTCCGGGCTGCGCGAACAGCTCGAGCTGCAGGCTGGCCGCATCGAGGAGTTCCAGCTGAGGCTTCGCGAGCTGGGAGAGGCTGAACAGCAACGCCAGGGAAGCGACGGCAGAGTACTGGTGGCCCTCAGTCCCGTCGCCGAGAGCCTTCGTCAGGTGCAGCGCAAGGTCACAGAGCTCGAGGAGCAGCGGCAGCGCCAGCACGGCGAGCTGAGCGAGCAGCTGCGACAAGCATCCGAGTCGGAGGAACGACTGCGCGCCACGGCCGAGACCCTCGCCTCTGCCCTGAGGTCGAACAGCACCCGCGGAGTATGGGGCGAGACTCAGCTGCGCAGCGTCGTCGAAGCGGCCGGGCTCATCGAACGCGTCGACTTCGACGTGCAGACCAGCATCGTAGGGGCATCGGGGGCAGGCAGGCCCGACATGGTCGTGCACCTGCCCGGCGGCAAGAACATGGCGGTCGACGCGAAGGTTCCGTTCGACGCCTACCTCGAGGCGAGTCGCATCCCGGTCACCGCCACGGGCGCCGACGCCGCCGAGCGCGAACGGCTCATGAAGCGCCACGTCAAGGCGGTACGCGATCACATCACCACGCTCGGCTCCAAGAGCTACTGGAGCGGGCTCGAGGCCTCACCCGAGCTGGTGATCGCCTTCATCCCGAGCGAGTCCCTCGTCTCGAGCGCCATGGAGGCAGACCCGAGCATCATGGAGTTCGCTTTCTCGCGCAAGGTCGCTCTCGCGTCGCCGGTGACCCTGTGGTCGGTGCTCAAGACGGTGGCGTTCAGCTGGCAGCAAGACGTGCTGACACACGACGCGAAGGTGCTGTTCGATCTGAGCCGAGAGCTGTACACGCGCCTCGCGACCACGGCGACCCACGTCGAGAAGCTGGGTCGCTCCATCGAGCGCAGCGTGCGCGACTACAACGGCTTTGTCGGCTCCCTCGAGCGCCAAGTATTTCCCACCGCTCGCAAGCTGAACGCCCTCGACGAATCGACGGTGCTCGGTGTGCTGCCGACGATCAAAGAGCAGCGCAGACAACTGTCGAGTTTCGAACTCGTGGCCGAGCTCGAGAGAGACGAACTAGAGAAGTCGCAGGGCGCCTAG